The following proteins are co-located in the Telopea speciosissima isolate NSW1024214 ecotype Mountain lineage chromosome 9, Tspe_v1, whole genome shotgun sequence genome:
- the LOC122640967 gene encoding TMV resistance protein N-like, with amino-acid sequence MMAAHHQAYSSSSSSGSSYEVFLNFHGKDVRTNFADHLYHALVQNGIKTFRDEEELRKGNEIRPELLPAIQQSRISIPIFSKNYASSRWCLDELTKISECKRAMKQIVLPIFYRVEPRDVRNQKRKYEEAFKEYQMSCDQTTVQKWQNALKEIGKLKGWHSKKDT; translated from the coding sequence ATGATGGCAGCTCATCATCAGGCCTAttcttcatcatcctcttctgGTTCGAGTTATGAAGTGTTCTTGAACTTTCACGGTAAAGACGTTCGCACTAATTTCGCGGACCACCTGTACCATGCCTTGGTTCAGAACGGAATAAAAACTTTCAGGGACGAGGAGGAACTCCGCAAGGGAAACGAGATTCGCCCGGAGCTGCTCCCTGCAATCCAGCAGTCACGAATCTCCATTCCCATCTTCTCGAAGAACTATGCTTCAAGCAGATGGTGTCTCGACGAGCTAACCAAGATCTCTGAATGCAAAAGAGCAATGAAGCAGATAGTCTTGCCCATTTTCTACAGAGTTGAACCAAGGGATGTGCGAAACCAGAAAAGGAAATATGAGGAAGCCTTTAAGGAATACCAGATGAGCTGCGACCAGACAACCGTGCAAAAGTGGCAAAATGCTCTGAAAGAGATTGGAAAATTGAAAGGATGGCATTCGAAGAAAGACACGTAA